Proteins from a single region of Sphaerochaeta globosa str. Buddy:
- a CDS encoding superoxide dismutase: MFTQVALSYGYADLQPHIDELTMVTHYTKHHAAYTNNLNAALDKDASLKNRSIEDILLHLDTIKDEALRTSVRNNGGGYANHNLYFATLSPNATLSPTGILERRITQEFGSLDALKDELSKQAAGRFGSGWAFLVAQADGKLSVVNTPNQDTPLMTKNGGVPILGIDVWEHAYYLKYKNVRADYIKAFWSVLDWAEVQKRYEQVIKYQ; this comes from the coding sequence ATGTTTACGCAAGTTGCACTTTCCTATGGATATGCCGACCTACAGCCCCATATCGACGAACTGACCATGGTGACCCACTATACGAAGCACCATGCAGCCTATACCAATAATCTGAACGCCGCCCTGGATAAGGACGCAAGCCTTAAGAATCGTTCCATTGAGGATATTCTCTTACATTTGGATACCATCAAGGATGAGGCGCTGCGGACGAGCGTGCGAAACAATGGCGGCGGGTACGCAAACCACAACCTGTATTTTGCTACGCTTTCACCGAATGCCACCCTCAGCCCCACAGGAATTCTTGAAAGGCGAATAACACAAGAGTTTGGCAGTCTCGATGCCCTGAAGGATGAGCTGAGTAAACAAGCAGCTGGAAGGTTCGGATCAGGATGGGCGTTCTTGGTAGCCCAGGCCGATGGAAAGCTTTCCGTGGTGAATACACCCAATCAGGATACCCCTCTGATGACCAAGAACGGGGGAGTCCCCATTCTTGGCATTGATGTCTGGGAGCATGCCTACTATCTGAAGTACAAGAATGTGAGAGCCGACTATATCAAAGCATTCTGGTCGGTACTTGACTGGGCTGAGGTACAGAAACGGTATGAGCAAGTGATTAAGTATCAGTAA